The window GCCCGGCCACTTTTTCGGTCATGTCCGCCAAAGGCGAACGAACCGCCTACCTGTTTTCCTCAGTGGCCGAGATTCGCGTGCAAGAAGGCAAGGTCGAATCACAGGAATTCAATCTGGATGCCAATCGGGCGCTCCGTCCTGAAGAACAGAAAATCCTCGACCGGGCGTTAGAACGGTGTCGTGAATTTTTTGACGCGGCAAGTTCGAATCAGGTCGTCAAGATGCGCGCGGCCACGTTTCTTTGCGCGGGCGGCAAGAAAGACGCCGCCGAATATCTCATGAAACTGGCCACAAGCAACGACCTCCCGACGGAAGTCGAGGCGGCTCTGTGCCTTTTTGTGGGAGGTGAAAAAGACATTCCCCGGACAATCATTCCGCAGGGTCTGAAAAGCGGCGACCGGACCGTTCGCGCCAAGGCGATGTTGCTGGCGGGCCTGACCGGCGATCAGGGCGCGGTTTCCACCCTGCAAGTCATGGTGCGCGATCGGGCCGCGGACATTTGCGGTCCCGCCGCCAAGGCGTTGGCCATGCTGGGCGTGCGAAACGCCATTCCCGACATCTTCAAGATGCTTCAGTTGAACGACCCCGTCAAGGGCGATTCGGCCGTCGAGGCCTTGTCGCGTTTCGGCGGCGCCGATGTGATCGAACAGGCCAAGGCGCTGCTTCCGCAAACGGAAGGACAACTTCGCTACCGCTTGGTGCTGTTGCTGTACAAACTCGGCGATCCGACCGGCAAGGAACTCATGCGGACGGAAATCTTCGCCACGCCGACCCTGCAGCCCGAAGCGGCCCCCCTGCTTGCCAAGGACGGCGACCGGGAAGCCGCCCAATATCTGTCGAACCGTCTGCAGGGCCTGTACGACGAGAAACCCGAAGTGCTGATGTTCCGGGCGAAGGCGGCCCTTGCGCTCATGCACAGCGTGGATCCCACCGCCATGACGCATTTGCAGAAACTACTGACGGCCAATCTGCCTATCGCGAAACAGGGCATCGCCAATCTCATCGCCGAAACCGGCCGGCGAAAACTGTTGCCCATTCTGCAGCCGCTCATCGAGGATTCACGGGTGGGCGTGTCGTTGACGGCCTGCGGCGCCGCGCTGGCCATCGCCCGGCCGGAATTCCAGGAGCGATACATCGCATCGTTGAAATAACCGTTCCACGGCCCGCCGAACGGCCGGCACGCAAAAGGGCTTGAATCCGATGACCGATCGCCTGCATGTGTTCGTCACGGGACGCGTCCAAGGGGTCGGGTTTCGTTATTCGACCGAAGATCGCGCCCGGTCGCTCGGTCTGTACGGTTGGGTACGTAATCTGCCCGATGGCCGTGTCGAAGCCGAGTTCGAGGGACCGAAACCCGCCTTGGAGGAAATGCTCGAATGGTGCCGGCAGGGACCGCGATTCGCGGCGGTAGCGCGGGTCGAGGCCGATTGGGAACAAGGCGAGCCGCGGTATCGGGAATTCGCC of the Candidatus Hydrogenedentota bacterium genome contains:
- a CDS encoding acylphosphatase — translated: MTDRLHVFVTGRVQGVGFRYSTEDRARSLGLYGWVRNLPDGRVEAEFEGPKPALEEMLEWCRQGPRFAAVARVEADWEQGEPRYREFACR